One genomic region from Apodemus sylvaticus chromosome 1, mApoSyl1.1, whole genome shotgun sequence encodes:
- the Sbsn gene encoding suprabasin isoform X2 — protein sequence MHLANVLSSCCLLVLLGALATRAAREDPVEKVIEGFSRGLSNAEREVGKALEGINNGITQAGREVEKIFNELSNMGGHAGKNVEHGLDKVAHGVNSGIENAEKEATKFTHGVNHAAGQGSHQGQGGYGGHHGGAATTTVVSGASVNKPFISFPALWRSIAAIMP from the exons ATGCATCTCGCCAATGTGCTCAGTTCCTGCTGCCTCTTAGTGCTCCTGGGCGCTCTGGCGACCCGGGCAGCCCGTGAAGACCCCGTTGAGAAGGTCATAGAAGGGTTCAGCCGAGGGCTGAGCAATGCAGAGAGAGAGGTAGGCAAGGCCCTCGAAGGCATCAACAATGGAATCACTCAAGCCGGAAGAGAAGTGGAAAAAATTTTTAATGAACTTAGCAACATGGGCGGCCATGCCGGCAAGAACGTGGAACATGGCTTGGACAAAGTAGCCCACGGTGTCAACAGTGGAATCGAAAACGCAGAAAAGGAAGCAACGAAGTTTACCCATGGGGTCAACCACGCCGCTGGACAG GGGTCTCACCAAGGTCAAGGAGGGTACGGAGGCCATCACGGAGGGGCCGCAACCACTACAGTAGTATCTGGG GCCTCGGTCAACAAGCCATTTATCAGCTTCCCAGCTCTGTGGAGG aGTATCGCCGCCATCATGCCCTAA
- the Sbsn gene encoding suprabasin isoform X1 — MHLANVLSSCCLLVLLGALATRAAREDPVEKVIEGFSRGLSNAEREVGKALEGINNGITQAGREVEKIFNELSNMGGHAGKNVEHGLDKVAHGVNSGIENAEKEATKFTHGVNHAAGQVGKETNKIIHHGVNQGASEAEKLGQGAHHAFGQAGKEAEKFGQGAHHAFGQGSSEAEKFGQGAHHAFGQAGKEAEKFGQGAHHAFGQAGREAEKFGQGAHHAFGQGSSEAEKLGQGAHHAFGQAGKEAEKFGQGAHHAFGQAGREAEKFGQGAHHAFGQGSSEAEKFGQGAHHAFGQAGREAEKFGQGAHHAFGQAGKEAEKFGQGVHHAFGQGSSEAEKFGQGAHHAFSQAGREAEKFGQGAHHAFGQAGREAEKFGQGAHHAFGQGSSEAEKFGQGAHHAFGQAGKEAEKFGQGAHHAFGQAGKEAEKFGQGVHHAFGQGSSEAEKLGQGAHHAFGQAGREGGKLVQGANQGLSHSAMEAQQFGHAHGHGYYAAGQTWQEGDRVMYPGVNQAGEEMEPSGQGVLHTVEQAEKQTEKVAHGVQTGVNQAGKEAQKVGQGVNYTAGQAGKETEKLGQGVHHAAGQAGKEMNRLQQDVHNGVNQTSKEANQLLNGSHQGQGGYGGHHGGAATTTVVSGASVNKPFISFPALWRSIAAIMP; from the exons ATGCATCTCGCCAATGTGCTCAGTTCCTGCTGCCTCTTAGTGCTCCTGGGCGCTCTGGCGACCCGGGCAGCCCGTGAAGACCCCGTTGAGAAGGTCATAGAAGGGTTCAGCCGAGGGCTGAGCAATGCAGAGAGAGAGGTAGGCAAGGCCCTCGAAGGCATCAACAATGGAATCACTCAAGCCGGAAGAGAAGTGGAAAAAATTTTTAATGAACTTAGCAACATGGGCGGCCATGCCGGCAAGAACGTGGAACATGGCTTGGACAAAGTAGCCCACGGTGTCAACAGTGGAATCGAAAACGCAGAAAAGGAAGCAACGAAGTTTACCCATGGGGTCAACCACGCCGCTGGACAGGTCGGGAAGGAGACAAACAAAATCATCCACCATGGGGTGAACCAGGGGGCCAGCGAGGCAGAGAAGTTAGGTCAGGGGGCCCACCATGCTTTTGGTCAGGCTGGGAAAGAGGCAGAGAAGTTTGGTCAGGGGGCCCACCATGCTTTTGGTCAGGGGAGTAGTGAGGCAGAGAAGTTTGGTCAGGGGGCCCACCATGCTTTTGGTCAGGCTGGGAAAGAGGCAGAGAAGTTTGGTCAGGGGGCCCACCATGCTTttggtcaggctgggagagaggcagagaagtttGGTCAGGGGGCCCACCATGCTTTTGGTCAGGGGAGTAGTGAGGCAGAGAAGTTAGGTCAGGGGGCCCACCATGCTTTTGGTCAGGCTGGGAAAGAGGCAGAGAAGTTTGGTCAGGGGGCCCACCATGCTTttggtcaggctgggagagaggcagagaagtttGGTCAGGGGGCCCACCATGCTTTTGGTCAGGGGAGTAGTGAGGCAGAGAAGTTTGGTCAGGGGGCCCACCATGCTTttggtcaggctgggagagaggcagagaagtttGGTCAGGGGGCCCACCATGCTTTTGGTCAGGCTGGGAAAGAGGCAGAGAAGTTTGGTCAGGGAGTCCACCATGCTTTTGGTCAGGGGAGTAGTGAAGCAGAGAAGTTTGGTCAGGGGGCCCACCATGCTTTcagtcaggctgggagagaggcagagaagtttGGTCAGGGGGCCCACCATGCTTttggtcaggctgggagagaggcagagaagtttGGTCAGGGGGCCCACCATGCTTTTGGTCAGGGGAGTAGTGAGGCAGAGAAGTTTGGTCAGGGGGCCCACCATGCTTTCGGTCAGGCTGGGAAAGAGGCAGAGAAGTTTGGTCAGGGGGCCCACCATGCTTTCGGTCAGGCTGGGAAAGAGGCAGAGAAGTTTGGTCAGGGAGTCCACCATGCTTTTGGTCAGGGGAGTAGTGAAGCAGAGAAGTTAGGTCAGGGGGCCCACCATGCTTttggtcaggctgggagagagggaggcaaacTGGTACAAGGGGCTAATCAGGGACTTAGCCATTCTGCAATGGAGGCACAGCAGTTTGGTCACGCCCATGGGCATGGCTACTATGCTGCAGGACAGACTTGGCAAGAAGGGGACAGAGTGATGTATCCTGGGGTCAACCAGGCTGGGGAGGAGATGGAACCGTCTGGCCAGGGTGTCCTCCATACCGTTGAACAGGCTGAGAAGCAAACAGAGAAAGTGGCTCATGGGGTCCAAACTGGGGTCAACCAGGCCGGGAAGGAGGCGCAGAAAGTTGGCCAAGGGGTCAACTATACCGCTGGTCAGGCCGGAAAGGAAACGGAGAAGCTGGGCCAAGGTGTCCACCATGCTGCTGGCCAGGCCGGGAAGGAAATGAACAGGTTGCAGCAAGATGTTCATAATGGGGTCAACCAAACCAGCAAGGAGGCCAACCAGCTGCTGAAT GGGTCTCACCAAGGTCAAGGAGGGTACGGAGGCCATCACGGAGGGGCCGCAACCACTACAGTAGTATCTGGG GCCTCGGTCAACAAGCCATTTATCAGCTTCCCAGCTCTGTGGAGG aGTATCGCCGCCATCATGCCCTAA